In Anaerolineales bacterium, the following proteins share a genomic window:
- the ltrA gene encoding group II intron reverse transcriptase/maturase, protein MEIGKPDGGVRLLGIPTVVDRLIQQAIGQVLTPLFEPVFSPHSYGFRPGRRAHDAVGAAQGYIREGYTWVVDLDLEKFFDRVNHDKLMARVTRVVKDKRVLKLIRRYLQSGVMVKGVVMETEEGTPQGGPLSPLLANIMLDDLDKELEKRGHRFVRYADDCNIYVRTERAGERVMNSVRGFLEKKLKLKVNEKKSAVARAGQRKFLGFSFFYRMGEVLIRVAGQALQRVREKLRGLTRRTRSGRLEEIIQQLKEYMRGWMGYFRVADTPSVFAGLDQWLRRRLRQLLWKRWKRGTTRWRELVSLGVPRHLAGLGATGSSPWRMAATPVVHMALSTAFWDAQGLCAFTEYYDQLHLPRRTAGCGPACPVV, encoded by the coding sequence GTGGAGATAGGGAAGCCCGACGGAGGGGTGAGGTTATTGGGGATCCCGACGGTGGTCGATCGTCTCATCCAACAGGCGATCGGGCAGGTGTTGACGCCGCTGTTCGAGCCGGTCTTTTCGCCTCATAGTTACGGGTTTCGACCCGGACGCCGGGCGCACGACGCCGTGGGGGCAGCCCAAGGGTACATCCGAGAAGGCTACACCTGGGTGGTGGATCTTGACCTGGAGAAGTTCTTCGACCGGGTCAACCACGACAAGCTCATGGCACGAGTGACACGGGTGGTGAAAGACAAGCGGGTGCTGAAGCTGATCCGGCGCTATCTGCAATCCGGGGTGATGGTGAAGGGTGTAGTGATGGAGACGGAGGAGGGGACGCCACAGGGCGGACCTCTCTCGCCGTTGCTGGCCAACATCATGCTGGATGACCTGGACAAGGAGCTGGAGAAGCGGGGACATCGGTTTGTGCGCTACGCTGACGACTGCAATATCTACGTCAGGACGGAGCGGGCGGGCGAGCGGGTGATGAACAGTGTACGTGGGTTTCTGGAGAAGAAGTTGAAGCTGAAGGTGAACGAGAAGAAGAGTGCGGTAGCACGGGCCGGGCAGCGGAAGTTCCTGGGGTTCAGTTTCTTCTACCGCATGGGCGAAGTGCTGATCCGGGTTGCGGGCCAGGCGCTACAGCGAGTACGCGAGAAGCTGCGGGGACTGACACGCCGCACTCGGTCGGGCCGGCTGGAGGAGATCATCCAGCAACTCAAGGAATACATGCGAGGCTGGATGGGTTACTTCCGGGTGGCCGACACGCCGAGTGTGTTTGCAGGACTAGACCAGTGGCTTCGACGGAGGCTGAGACAACTTCTCTGGAAACGATGGAAGCGGGGAACGACACGCTGGCGGGAGTTGGTCTCGCTGGGTGTGCCTCGACACCTCGCCGGGCTAGGTGCGACGGGCAGTAGCCCGTGGCGCATGGCTGCGACACCTGTGGTGCACATGGCGCTGAGCACTGCTTTCTGGGATGCTCAAGGACTATGTGCCTTCACTGAGTACTATGACCAGCTGCATCTACCTCGACGAACCGCCGGATGCGGACCCGCATGTCCGGTGGTGTGA